A segment of the Panicum hallii strain FIL2 chromosome 1, PHallii_v3.1, whole genome shotgun sequence genome:
TCAGTGGAAATATCTTCAATTAGTCAATTGTTTGGACAAGTGAGATATCTCATGTGAACAGTTCTGGAGGCAATTCAATGAATTCTTCTGTTATTTTAACTTCATCATAGCAGCCAATTCAATGGGCCACTACCTTTGTTGTCTTAATTTTATCATAGCAGCCCTCCAGTGCCACCGCATACAGCAAAATTTTTTAACCAAATGTCTTTTGCTCAAAGCTTTTCTAGGTAGGCAGTTCAAGCCTATGATGGTCTGAGATGACTAGGAAGATACCTGGGTAGTAATGTCATTGTTGGTAGTTGACTTTCTTAGTatatccttttttttctttcattcAACAGCTGGTTCTATAGTTTGGTATTTAGGTTGAATAAAATGTAGCTCAGCAATTCACCATTTGAGCTTGGTGTAAGCTTAACAGAACGAACAAAATGACTCCATTAGCTTCGCGTCGTGGGTTAATCAGACTTGGAAATGTGAACTTCAGTCTTGGGTTCAGTGCTCTTGGCTACAGTAAGCCTATCGGATTATTGGATAGCCAAGCAACCAGTTTGCAAAAGTTCCATTGTTCGATCAAACTCTTAAGAGATAAGTGGATGGAGCCAAGCAACTaattcacagaagtggatggtCTGCCGGCAACCATCACTGTTGCATAATTAAGTTATTCAGCCTTCTACATCAAACCTGCTTTAGTTAGGTTGATCGGAGCAAGATAACTGGTGAACAGGACCATGCAATTTGTAAGCTCCCAAAGCTGTCTTATAGGACAGCCATGTTAAGTCTTCAAGGACCTGCAGTAAATTTCAGGTTAGTGCATTGTTTTTAACTCGGGTGTGATCTCCATATATGGCAAGCTAATCATCATGCAGAGCACATCAAGCAACAGTTCAGAGGCGCCAGGCACATACAAAAGTTCCTACAAAGTGATCAGACTAGAAagacacacacaaaaaaaaagcaCAAGCAAatcatccctagccatgtatCTGCAAATATGTTAAGGTATGTTCACTGCAAGCCAGCGCTTTTGCATATATCCTTATAAGTCTAGGGGGAGGAACCACTTTCTGATCATTTGTTCATATCATTTTTAGGCTGACCTGAGTCCATGGATATGCAGATGGATAAGGTTGAGTTCAACTCAAACTTGTCGCTCCAGCAGTCATATCCTCCAAAGCTTCCAACAATATTTTCTTGCAGCTACTGTCGTCAGAAGTTCCAGAGTGCTCATGCTTTATGTGGCCACCAGAATGCGCATAAGCTCCAGCATAGCCTTGGGAAGAGGAATCGAGAGGCTTTTCTGGCAGTAAGACAAGGGAAAGATGAAAATGCTGGGATGGAGGGAAGCTCTGCACTCTCTGCTGAAGCTGGCAGCAATGTTCCGAGAGGAAAGAAGCAACGTGACGAGGTTTGCCAAGTACTGCAAGGATCAGGTGGTTCAACATCATCTAGCACAATGATCCAGAAATTTCTTCAACAGGAAGTATTCTTTTTACTTATCAGAGAAACATGTTCTCCTTTTTACTTATCAGTGAAACAAAAACAATGTTCCTCTGCTGTATTCTGTTTTTCACGGAATGCATCAGTAGCCCCACTTAACCATCTGTTTCAAAAATTCTGATGTTGAGGCTTCTAGAATTTTGCCCTATGGTTTTGTTTTGCACATGGTTAACATTCTTTTTCTTTGACAGCAGCAGTCCCGTGTTGTGAGGAATCCTTGTGTGGTTACTTCAGTGCGGTTTTCTTTCTTGTCTCTGGTACGAGTGGAAATTATGAGTGCGGTTTTTGCTCTATTGCAGCGCTGCAGAGCACTCCAGCTGGTAAGTGGAGCTATCGTAGGCTCGTAGCAGTCGGATTCAGATAGCAGATTGCTTCAACTCTGCATGTGGTGCGAGAGGTCTCGGTCCTGTTGCCCTTGCAGGAAATCTCTTTGTAATTTGTGAGCCTCCGGATGGTGACTCTGTGGTTCCGTTGCATGGTTACATGACGAACAGTACCCGTCACCACGACGCTGCGGGGTTCAGGGGTCCAAACTCTTCGGTATTGTTTGGTTGAGGAGTGAAGTGGAACGGAGCGGCTCCCTCCTAGATTTTAGAAACGGAGCCGTTCTATTCCGTGTTTGGTAAACTGGAACAAAGCGGTTctattttttgtttggttgcaAAGTGAACTGGAACAGAGCGGCTCCATCCTGTGTTTGGTTGAGGAGTCAAGTGAAGTAGAAAATAATCACATTCTCATATCTTAACTAAATAATCAATCAAAAAATACTAATAACATCATAACATCATAACATATAATCCAAAGATTACAGCTCCTTAAGATCCATCATAACATAACATATAGAATAAACCACAAGTCATCACGACATGCATATAATCCAAAGTGCCTTGTTCATGGATACAATCAAAAGCATGACATACAAGTTCATGTCACCCAAAATAAAGTCTTGCTATCATTTGCTAATTAGCAAGCCTACATATTAGCATTAATGAACTCAGTAACCATGGAGAGCTTGTACAACAATGGCGCATCCACAAAGCCATGTGCAACATTAGGATGGTTCAACTATTTAGCCTTTTGCTCAAGCTCAAAACCAGGAAGGCTATCCACAGCTCCAAACAAACCCGGTGGCAAATCTTTCTTTGATGCTACATCTCGTATGGCACTAGCTAGGGTTTGAGTACCATGATCAAAGGCTTGAACCAGAGGATCAGCTCCATTGTCATCCTTCTTAGCTCTCTTGGAGGGCCTATTGCCTGAAGCCGCCGTGTCATCTTTATCAATAGTAGAACTAGATGGTGTCCCAATATTCATCTCATCCTTTTGTGTACCATCTTCAACATCTACAGCAAGAGGTTCACTTGAGGTCTTCACAAATTGCCCTGTTGCAACACTATCACCAAAGATTGTAGCTAGATTGCCATAGTATGGAAGAGGTTTGTTTATGTACTCATCATCACCCTTGTTTCTCTGCTTTCCGCTCTCATCCTATTATTGGACAAGGTAATTAGTACCTATAGGATAACAATAATGATAAAAGAAAATATACAAGTACAATAAAGTTATTACCTTAAAATGACTTGTGTACATCTCATGATCATATTGGATGATAAAGTTCTCTTCATCCCAAACAGCACCACTCTTGCTCCTAAGTTGATTGATCCTAATGTTCTTTTTCTTCAATGTTTTCAAGTGGTTGGAAATCTGTTCATGTGTTCTATTGATCTTAAAATGTTCATTCAAAGTCTTAGCACAAGCGTTGAGATGAACTCTCTTGAAACCACTTGATGTTTTGGAACCATCAGCTACAAGATTAGCAAGAAAAGTTTGCACAAAAGTGGACTGACTTGCTGTTCAAACAGTGCCACCTTTTACCTCTCCCTCCATTGTATCAAGCTTTAAATTGAAAGAAAATTAAACTAAATTTCAGCAATATAAATAGTACAAAGTAAATCTGATTTCATCATTAAATGAAACAACAGATACATAGGTTCATAGAAAAAAAATACATAGGTTCATAGAAACAAAACATACATAGCCTCATACAAATAAAAGAGTACATAGGTTCATGCAAACAAATAAAAAGATACATAACTCATGAAGTATTGGAATAATATTGCTGACGGTCTGCCCACATGGCATTGGTAAGTTCTTGCCTAAAATTAACCATGAAGGTATATTCCGTTGCTTGTCCATATGTTGATGTTTGATGGGTAATAATAGGGAGGTCATCACTTTCAGATATAATCAAATCATCACCGCCATCTTCTATGACCCAATTATGAATAATGCAAGCAGCAACAACAACTTCTACTTGGGTAGGAAAGGGAAAAAATGGTATTGCATCATCAAGAATTTTGAATCGCCTCTTCAAAGAACCAAATGCATGCTCTACTGTAACCCTGAGAGATGAGTGCCTAAGGTTGAACAATTCCTTCTCATTTTGTACGGGGTTGCTGCCCCACTCATTCAAGTGGTACCTCACACCACGATAAGGAGGCAGAAAACCCGGTTTGGCTCCATATCCGGCATCAACTAGGTAGAACTTGCCTCATATAAGGATATGTATGTGAGGTACACTAGTCATTATATACAGTGGGTTAGTGTAAATGAGCTactcaaattttatttattGTACCTTCGGGAACACGAAGACCATTTGGGCGTTCTAAAGCATCTCGTAAAATTGAGGCGTCATGGGCTGTTCCCTCCCAACCAGCTGTAACAAATGTGAACCGTAGATCAAAGTCTACGGCTGCCATTATATTTTGCGTAGTATAACTCTTCCTACCACGAAATGCAGCCTCCATTTCCTTAGGAACAGACGCTCGAATATGTGTGCCATCAATAGCTCCAATACAATCCTATTTTAGCATTACAAGAATGTGTAAGGCCTCAAAAGTGTACCTAGAATCAATAAAATTTGTGCAAACAAACCAACCACTACCTTAAAATAAGGATCCCATCGTGGGTTCCCTTGAATTTTAGATGGTGTCGCCGATGATGGTGGCTTAATGAAGTCGTTGCGTAGCTCTCCAATTGCATGAAGCACTTTATTGAAGTACCGACTAACGGTTTCTCCGGACCTACCAAAATTAGTGGCAACTACCCTATTCCTAACATTGTGGCCAATTGTGTGCAAAAACATAGCAAATTGCTGCTCAACACACATGTGTATAGTGTCTTCTAATAAACCTCTATCCCTAAAAAGTTTACAAAAGCGAAAGAACGATGCTCTATTAAGCCTAAGCATATTGACACAAGTAACATCATTCTTCCAAATTTTATCATTAAGGTACTCAAACCTCCTCCTATCCCTCTCATCAATTGGAGCATATCTAATTTGTCCTACGGGTGTATGACCATGGCGTTTTCTTTTTCTACTTTTAATAACCATTGCCATCATCGAAAGCAACACATGAGCAGCAGCTATAAAGACAATAAGCTGATCGTCCTCATCCATCTATATATTATTAGACAACAAAGAAAAATTACCAATCCACAACACATGAAGATAATATAATCCATTGTTAATGTAGAGGTATGTTTCGTGTTAGAAGTATACCTTAGCTGCAGTTGTTCCTGACTGAATTAGTATACCTTAGCTGCAGTTGTTTCGTGTTAGAAGTATCCAATCTGATTTCCCTATTCAAAATAAAAGACATGAATTAGTTGCTAATCAATAAAGACTTAAAATGAGGGAGAAGGAGGCCATGGCgtagggaggaggaggaggccggccATGGTGTAAGAATgagggagaaggaggaggcggcgcggcgggggaggaggcggtgcggcagggggaggaggaggcgacgcgggggaggaggcggcggcgcagcagggggaggaggaggcggcggtgcgggggaggaggaggccatggcgcgggggaggagaaggcggtgcaaggaggaggcggcggcgcaggggagGAGGCGGCCATGGAGCACGGGAGGGGGAACGAACCTGGACGGGAGAGCGAGGCGAGGCAGGAGCGAGTgcggagcggagcggctccATCCGTCCGATTTTCTGGAGCGGCCTCGTTCGGTATCTGGGGAGAATATTCTCCGTCGGGAGCCGCTCCGCTCCACTAGTGTGGCAACCAAACATCTGCAAAAGTAGGATGGAACGGCTCCGTTCCACTTTGCTCCTCAACCAAACACTACCTTCGATCAGGTTCATGCCCTTGTGCCCAAATCCACCGGCATGCATGAACTTTGTTGTTTTACCTTCAATGATCTTGCCCTGCTCTTATATAATATATATGGCTCCCTCCTCCGATCCACTTGGCTGGCTATATCTCCCAAGGAGACCCCTGTAAGCCCACCAAAACATTCGGGATCTCCTCGATACCTAATCCCACTTCTGCTAATCTCTTGTTGACGACTTTGATGCAAAATTTTAGTGCAGCGTATATTATCAACATTTTTTTATATTCTTGAAATTGTTGAGTTGTTCGGGCTAAGGCAATGGTTCACGGGATTGAGGTGTTGGCATTCGCATTCTGGTTTAGGAAACAATAGCATTACGACGTAAAATACAAACAACATTTTTTTTGAACGGAACGAACAAGATTAACGCGAATGATAAACTGTTAAGCTTTAAAATATCGCTTTGATATGTAAAGCTTTAATCACTAAAGTAAAAAAAAGGTTTGGACTTTTTTTTAAACTTTTTAGCCACCATCATCAATCATCAAATCTTCATCCAACGGCTCAACTGTTCTTTGACCCTGTACACAAACTCTTTACTCTATCTTAAAGTCTACTTTCCCTCCCATTAAAACCTTGATCCGACGGTCCATCCTCTCTCCACTCGTGTATATCTTGATCCGATGGTCCATCCTCGCTTCACTCGTATATAAGTATGTCCGCCCTGACCCTAATTCAACATCCCTAACCTAGCCGCCGCCTCTTCCCCGTTGCACCGATTCCCCAGATCTCTCTTGTTGCGCGCACTCACAATTGCATCCCTCATGATTGCCTATGTTCAGCAACACCGTTAGCCACCGCATCACTTCACATCCACTCCAATCTCCTCTTTGGCGGCTCATCGGTGACAAATCCATCACCACCTCCATTGGATCCGCCATGTCCATCTCTCGCAGCTCTCTCTTTAGGAGCGCTATGCATACTCACCAATTCAATCTCTTTCACTTTGAAAAATCAGATGGAATTTTCCATTCAAACCCTTTAGAACTAGGGATCATATTATTTCTCTAACCTCATGGAGCCGGAGAAGATGGAGGTCGCAAAAGCACAAATCGCGACACACGTAGTTAGGTAAGCCAAACTTCTCTAACAATTAAGTACCGGAGTAAATATATAGTAAATTAATAGTGATGCGTAGATCAAGTACTTACATGGATTTGGCATGAAGCCGACCTACCGAATGGAGTACAAATTTTTCGCCGGGCGCAATCCATCCGTCGAAGCACAGTAGCGCATCTCTCTTGGCACTTCACACTGTGCCCACGATCCCAGTAGCCAGTAGGAAGGAGTGTCAGGATCGGGATCCCATCGCCACAGAAGATCCCTGCATCCTTGACTAGGCACAGTGTCGGGCGCCCCACATGTGTATGTGTTTCTTCACCAACCACGAACTCTATTGAACCAGGCGAACCCACTCCACTGATTGGTGGGACGCCATTCCCGAGGCCCACCTGTCATACGTGCTGCCTCACCCCGCGCGACCCTCACCGACAGCCCGGCCCATGCAGACGGCGGCCCACCAGTCAGTGGTTCACCGGAAATGAGCGGCAGTGCACAACGCCCAATTGGGCAAGAAATATCCTATCATCTGGTCCGGCCATCTTTTCCcgtagccgccgccgtcgtcacgCACCCCACCACCTCGTCAATCCCCACTATTCCACCCACCCACTGACCAGCGGACCCACGGAAGCGGGACCCACTCGTCATTGTCCTGCGTGGCTGGACCTCCGGACCAGCGGGCCCGGGATGTCAGCGAGCGAGAGCCGTGCCGGAGCGGCTTGCGGCCAGGTATGCGAGGCACGGCAAGTAAACAAAAACATTTGGGCCGTAAAGAAAGGCGGAGGCTGGCGAGAGCGAGCACAAGCGGAGCACCACCCACGCCACGCACGCACACCGGCGCTCGCCGCCACACTCATCAGAGaggcgcacgcgcgcgcagaTCTCCCGCCGCGGCCCAGCCCTCGCGATTCCGGCCGGAGGGGTGCCGCCCTGGACGCCGGCGCCTTCGATTCGGTAGCCGCGGCCGCTTCAGTCCGGCTCCCGTAGCTATTTTGGGGATTTACACCCGCTTTTGTTTCCCTAACCTGGGTTTGTGATGGGCGCAGATCTGACGGcccccggcggcggctgcggaggGCACGGGGggaggctagggttagggttccgcCGCGATGCAGCGGCCGGGACGGCTGCAGCGCTCGGGGTCGAAGCGCGGGCTTGAccccaccggcggcggcgacgacgacgaccatgCGCCCAAGCGGCCGCGCGTCCCCGCCCTCGCGAGGTGAGCGCGCGTAAAATGTTTCTGATTCTGCTCTACAAAGGTTTGTGATTGGTTAGGGTTCCGGTTCCGTGGCTAGGTTGTCTGCTGCTTTGCGGTCGGATGAAATTTGAATCCTTCGCTTTAGTTTGGTTCGATTGAGATGACAGATGGAAGCAGTAGTGGATGTTGCTAGTGCTGCTGTTGCTGTTAAACTTAAAATCGGTACAAATGACTGCAGCAAGTTTGCCTAATTAGGTTTTTTGTCAATTTGGTTAACTGTCAGACTGAGTTTGAACTGGAGGATGGTTTGGTTTACATGTGGAAACTATTTTTTGTTCTGAGATGAGGTGGAAACTATTACAAAATAAGGAAGAAGCTTGAGTGGATAATTATGAACCTTAAATGCAGTGTGGTCCATGCAAAATTGATGGGTTTTTTCCAGCAGTTCTGAGTGTTTGCTCTTTTGGCTGCTGGGTGCTGCCCACCTCAGAGCACCAACTTACCGATAGCAAAGCGTTATGCTGTAGAAAGTGGATGATCCAGTGATTATAGAAATTGAAGTTCAATATTAGCATGTATTTCTGCCATGCTGTTCTAGAAACAATTTCTCCTGATTCAGTAGTGAATGCAAGCTGAGTTATAAATTAGCAATCCACATGCCAGAACCATGATCTGGGCAGGGCTGTCAGTCCGCTCTTACTATTATTGCTGCTACTTTTATTGCTGTTACAAATACCATTTTTTCTAGTCCTTTCACCCTGAGATTTGTTTGTTAGTTACTTAGTTTGTTTTGATGCCTGATGTTGGGTTTCATCTCTACCCCATCCCACCTTTCTTGGGAATAAAAGCTTTGCTGTTGTTGTGTATTAGTGTAGTATCTTGTTTACGGAAGGTGGGTGCACAGTTAGGGTTTGCTAATATATTAGATGCAATGGTTATATAGTCAAATGAGATGCTTATAATTCACAAAATAATTTTGGTCGAATTTAGTAGATAAGTTACAGCTTTTTTCTATATAAACTTCTTGTTACAAATATGTTTGTTGCTTAACTAATGATATGTTTCTTCAGTGTCATTGTGGAAGCTCTCAAGATGGACAGTCTGCAGAAGCTTTGTTCATCGCTCGAGCCCATTCTCCGAAGAGTTGTGAGTCAAATTGCTGCTGGACTTATGCTTTAGTTTATATGTAAATTCTGCATACAATTTCTTATCCTTATTGATATATCTGATCCATTCTATTTGGGTACTAGGTAAGCGAAGAAGTAGAGCGTGCTTTAGCCAAATTGGGCCCTGCTAGGATCCAAGGAAGGTA
Coding sequences within it:
- the LOC112897645 gene encoding protein ALP1-like, with translation MEAAFRGRKSYTTQNIMAAVDFDLRFTFVTAGWEGTAHDASILRDALERPNGLRVPEGKFYLVDAGYGAKPGFLPPYRGVRYHLNEWGSNPVQNEKELFNLRHSSLRVTVEHAFGSLKRRFKILDDAIPFFPFPTQVEVVVAACIIHNWVIEDGGDDLIISESDDLPIITHQTSTYGQATEYTFMVNFRQELTNAMWADRQQYYSNTS
- the LOC112897638 gene encoding uncharacterized protein LOC112897638, which gives rise to MEGEISNHLKTLKKKNIRINQLRSKSGAVWDEENFIIQYDHEMYTSHFKDESGKQRNKGDDEYINKPLPYYGNLATIFGDSVATGQFVKTSSEPLAVDVEDGTQKDEMNIGTPSSSTIDKDDTAASGNRPSKRAKKDDNGADPLVQAFDHGTQTLASAIRDVASKKDLPPGLFGAVDSLPGFELEQKAK